In Halovivax gelatinilyticus, the following are encoded in one genomic region:
- a CDS encoding cold-shock protein: MANGKVDFFNDTGGYGFISTDDADDDVFFHMEDVGGPDLEEGTEIEFDIEQAPKGPRATNVERL, from the coding sequence ATGGCAAACGGTAAAGTTGATTTCTTCAACGACACAGGCGGTTACGGCTTCATTTCGACGGACGACGCGGACGATGACGTTTTCTTCCACATGGAAGACGTTGGCGGCCCGGACCTCGAAGAAGGCACCGAGATCGAATTTGACATCGAACAGGCCCCCAAGGGCCCCCGCGCGACGAACGTCGAACGCCTGTAA